In a genomic window of Gossypium arboreum isolate Shixiya-1 chromosome 7, ASM2569848v2, whole genome shotgun sequence:
- the LOC108479161 gene encoding serine carboxypeptidase-like 46, with amino-acid sequence MGVWFLSLLFFFLCSKVRAELIPSLPGQQDHLSFRQYSGYIVTDAEHGRALFYYFVECSSNEDVLHPLTLWLNGGPGCSSLGFGAFMENGPFQPGENGTLIKNPYSWNIESHMLYLESPIGVGFSYSNTSKDYIDWNDTQTAEDNYRFILKWLEEFPQFKDCDFFLAGESYAGHYIPQLAALLVEHNKNPNVEPVNLKAIALGNPLLDLDISVLAGDYLWSHGAISDETLFLEKTVCNDSKYMREYVHSQWSQGCNDVFNRVADEVSLDVGFDDLLLPDCTSSSNVEQFKLRSIYSAVGKREKKGDPCLKGRIFSYLNKPEVQKALHANTTHLPFHWDFCLGPLVYQEENIDMNLIPLVSNLIKEGIPVLLYSGDQDAKIPLTQTRIIANNIAKELNLSPFSNYGTWYDQKQVGGWTQSFGGEDANGKNVTYLTFATVRGAAHEVPFTSPSQALTLFHSFVNGIPLPRPSN; translated from the exons ATGGGTGTTTGGTTCTTATCGTTGTTGTTCTTCTTTTTATGTTCAAAGGTGAGGGCAGAACTGATACCATCGTTGCCAGGACAACAAGACCACCTTTCATTTAGGCAGTATTCAGGTTACATTGTAACAGATGCAGAACATGGCCGAGCTCTTTTCTATTACTTTGTCGAATGTTCATCCAATGAAGATGTACTCCACCCTTTAACATTGTGGCTCAATGGAG GCCCTGGTTGTTCATCACTTGGATTTGGTGCATTCATGGAAAATGGTCCATTCCAACCAGGAGAAAATGGAACTCTTATCAAGAATCCTTATTCATGGAATATTG AATCCCACATGTTATACCTGGAATCGCCAATTGGAGTTGGATTTTCGTACTCCAATACTAGCAAGGATTACATCGATTGGAATGATACACAGACAG CTGAAGATAACTATAGGTTTATTTTGAAGTGGTTGGAAGAATTTCCCCAATTCAAAGATTGTGACTTTTTCTTAGCCGGTGAAAGCTATGCAGGCCACTATATCCCACAACTGGCAGCCTTGTTAGTGGAGCACAACAAGAACCCTAACGTGGAACCAGTCAACCTCAAAGCCATTGCT CTTGGGAATCCACTTTTGGACCTGGACATCAGTGTACTGGCCGGGGACTACTTATGGTCTCATGGTGCTATATCAGATGAAACCCTCTTCTTGGAGAAGACGGTGTGCAATGATTCCAAGTATATGCGAGAATACGTTCATTCACAATGGTCTCAAGGGTGCAATGATGTGTTCAATAGAGTTGCAGATGAAGTGAGTCTCGATGTGGGATTCGATGATCTTCTCTTGCCGGATTGCACATCTTCGAGCAACGTCGAGCAATTTAAACTTAGAAGCATATATTCAGCT GTTGGTAAGAGAGAAAAGAAGGGTGATCCATGCCTTAAAGGAAGAATATTTTCCTACCTTAATAAGCCTGAAGTTCAAAAGGCACTCCATGCCAATACAACTCACCTCCCTTTCCATTGGGATTTTTGTTTAGG GCCTCTTGTCTACCAAGAAGAGAACATAGACATGAACCTTATTCCTCTTGTCTCAAATCTTATCAAGGAGGGTATTCCTGTCTTATTGTATAG tggGGACCAAGATGCAAAAATCCCACTTACTCAAACAAGGATAATTGCTAATAACATTGCAAAGGAATTGAATCTAAGTCCCTTTTCAAACTATGGCACTTGGTATGACCAAAAACAG GTTGGAGGATGGACACAATCATTTGGTGGAGAAGATGCAAATGGGAAGAATGTAACATATCTAACATTTGCAACAGTGAGGGGTGCAGCTCATGAAGTACCTTTCACTTCACCTTCACAAGCCCTCACATTGTTCCATTCATTTGTGAATGGAATTCCTTTACCTAGGCCTTCCAATTGA